In Paenibacillus guangzhouensis, a single window of DNA contains:
- a CDS encoding transglutaminase-like domain-containing protein, translated as MSAHKTSHTVRSAIISILLFGLFAEWLIPLYHLQDNIDFYRISPLFIALACFLIIGCLSLRTAIRMSLFLLVCIGTWISIYASTGTSSMDALRNLVSSVTTNFGLLMQMNGGGGFVNSGELRTGLLLIGWAMLVTSVQSLAIHRQSSILFIGITIIYQLILLWGFGMDTTMGMIRTVTEALLLIALLRIVTLEQVKRSVDGWSRNQAMLLGWPRRWMGGTLIAVMLCFIGGYFLAQRTEQTDVKPIAWDQEFAGLEQWASDTFGTNLVNWLDGAAKTQTASASLTKTATGETGYSENDESLGGALESDPSIVFEATTPVRSYWRGETRRIYDGRGWLASTEAWEPLQQWATIDTLAAEQEDASKSTIEQSIRFTSSNLISTQKWPLFAGGVIIGLNQLHVKGSGEDSTSAVRPANTSEASIQYHPEDGALRIASIGAGKLVTGYMLDVRIPDVVPDQLRQIKESDPASITQDYLQLPDKLPERVSALSKQIITGQMNRYDQVKAIEQYLRTYYTYTLTNTAVPPKGADFVDDFLFKQLKGYCNHFSTAMVVMLRTQGIPARWVKGFAPGEPSEDTANTYTVRMSDAHAWVEVYFPGAGWVPFEPTPGFQPGDEEKGIGSEQLAAHPTPPILGNAASSETGSGSTAADAAATPNAESQVSDWFIRALRGGETILSDLYNVARNGDISWLWKGAWTIGLIALVVWLWLRYQWYIRLHVAILRFRTSHEDPKRIERVARLLWQLWIHQYGAKSQDLTMREYIARLDGKADNKKGSLMQAVFAMEAITFHPKQYDRLMRNRLIQFCKGKNRG; from the coding sequence ATGTCAGCGCATAAGACAAGCCACACCGTCCGAAGTGCGATCATCTCAATCTTATTGTTCGGACTCTTCGCAGAATGGCTAATCCCGCTGTACCATTTGCAGGATAATATTGACTTTTACCGGATCTCACCATTATTCATCGCCTTGGCATGTTTCCTGATTATCGGTTGCTTGTCGCTGCGTACAGCGATTCGAATGAGCTTGTTTCTGCTCGTCTGCATCGGAACGTGGATCAGTATTTATGCCTCCACAGGCACTTCCAGTATGGATGCGCTGAGGAACCTGGTGTCTTCTGTTACTACAAATTTCGGACTCCTGATGCAAATGAATGGCGGCGGTGGATTCGTGAATAGCGGAGAACTTCGAACAGGGCTCTTATTAATCGGATGGGCCATGCTCGTCACATCGGTCCAATCACTGGCGATTCACCGTCAGAGCAGCATTCTGTTCATTGGCATCACGATCATCTATCAATTGATTCTGTTATGGGGCTTCGGTATGGATACCACGATGGGCATGATTCGAACGGTAACGGAGGCGTTATTGTTGATTGCGCTCTTGCGAATCGTTACCTTGGAACAGGTCAAGCGATCGGTGGATGGCTGGAGCCGTAATCAGGCGATGCTGCTGGGCTGGCCGAGAAGATGGATGGGGGGCACTCTGATTGCGGTAATGCTGTGCTTTATAGGCGGTTATTTCTTGGCCCAGCGCACAGAGCAAACGGATGTGAAGCCAATCGCTTGGGATCAGGAATTTGCTGGTCTGGAGCAATGGGCATCGGATACGTTCGGGACCAATCTAGTGAATTGGCTGGATGGGGCGGCCAAGACACAGACCGCTTCCGCTTCCCTGACGAAGACGGCGACTGGAGAGACTGGATATAGCGAAAATGATGAGAGCTTGGGCGGAGCGCTCGAATCAGATCCTTCGATTGTATTCGAGGCAACGACCCCTGTTCGATCCTATTGGCGCGGCGAGACGAGAAGAATCTATGATGGAAGAGGCTGGCTTGCATCGACCGAGGCTTGGGAACCTCTGCAGCAGTGGGCGACGATTGACACGTTAGCAGCGGAGCAGGAAGATGCCTCGAAATCAACTATAGAACAGTCGATTCGCTTTACTTCATCGAATTTGATCTCGACGCAGAAGTGGCCGCTTTTTGCTGGCGGAGTGATTATAGGCTTGAATCAGTTGCATGTGAAAGGTTCGGGGGAGGACTCCACTTCCGCAGTTCGTCCGGCGAATACATCTGAAGCCTCCATTCAATACCACCCGGAAGATGGGGCCTTACGGATAGCTTCGATCGGGGCAGGCAAGCTGGTAACAGGATACATGCTAGATGTTCGAATCCCAGACGTCGTGCCAGATCAGCTGAGGCAGATCAAAGAATCGGATCCAGCTTCGATTACGCAAGACTATTTACAGCTGCCTGATAAGCTGCCTGAACGAGTGTCAGCGTTGTCCAAACAAATCATAACAGGTCAAATGAATCGGTATGATCAAGTGAAGGCGATTGAACAGTATTTGCGGACGTACTATACCTATACTTTAACCAATACGGCTGTACCGCCTAAAGGAGCAGATTTCGTCGACGACTTCTTGTTTAAGCAGCTCAAGGGTTATTGTAATCATTTCTCAACGGCGATGGTCGTAATGTTGCGTACGCAAGGCATTCCTGCAAGATGGGTCAAAGGGTTCGCGCCGGGTGAGCCTTCCGAAGATACTGCGAATACCTATACCGTGCGGATGAGCGATGCCCATGCTTGGGTTGAGGTCTATTTTCCAGGAGCGGGTTGGGTTCCATTCGAGCCGACACCGGGCTTTCAACCAGGCGATGAAGAGAAGGGGATCGGGTCGGAACAGCTCGCTGCGCATCCAACGCCACCGATATTAGGTAACGCGGCTTCGTCGGAGACGGGCTCAGGCTCAACGGCTGCTGATGCTGCCGCGACGCCAAATGCAGAATCCCAAGTATCGGATTGGTTCATCCGTGCATTGCGTGGAGGAGAGACAATCCTGTCTGATCTCTATAATGTTGCAAGGAATGGGGACATAAGCTGGCTGTGGAAAGGTGCATGGACCATTGGATTGATTGCACTTGTCGTCTGGCTGTGGCTTCGATATCAATGGTACATCCGACTGCATGTTGCGATTCTGCGTTTCCGTACTTCTCATGAGGATCCGAAGCGAATTGAACGGGTCGCTCGGTTGTTATGGCAGTTATGGATTCATCAATATGGAGCGAAATCGCAAGATTTAACGATGCGTGAATATATTGCGCGGCTGGATGGCAAAGCTGACAATAAGAAGGGTTCGCTGATGCAGGCTGTATTTGCTATGGAAGCGATCACATTCCATCCGAAGCAGTATGACCGGTTGATGAGGAATCGACTGATTCAGTTTTGCAAGGGGAAGAATCGAGGTTGA
- the guaA gene encoding glutamine-hydrolyzing GMP synthase — MDKPNEIIVVLDFGGQYNQLIARRIRDLGVYSELLPFNTSAARIREIAPKGIVFSGGPQSVYEENAPQVDPEIFELGLPILGICYGMQLMAHQLGGKVERADKREYGKSDVDFEADFRLVADLDAKQTVWMSHGDHVVALPTGFKTTGSSEHAPIASMLHPEKNFFAVQFHPEVRHSVHGNEMIRNFLYNVCGCEGNWSMETFIDDTIRDIRNQVGDRKVLCALSGGVDSSVVAILLHKAIGDQLTCMFIDHGLLRKGEAESVMETFVGKFDMHVVKIDARDRFLGKLAGVSDPEQKRKIIGNEFIYCFDEESKKLGQFDFLAQGTLYTDIVESGTATAHTIKSHHNVGGLPEDMHFELVEPLKTLFKDEVRKVGSECGLPDAIVHRQPFPGPGLAIRVLGEVTEEKLAIVRESDAILRDEIAKAGLDREIWQYFTALPGMKSVGVMGDARTYSYTVGIRAVTSIDGMTADWARIPWDILEKISVRIVNEVENVNRIVYDVTSKPPATIEWE, encoded by the coding sequence ATGGATAAACCGAATGAAATTATTGTTGTTCTCGATTTCGGGGGACAATATAACCAGCTTATTGCTAGACGTATTCGCGATTTGGGCGTATACAGCGAGCTTTTGCCTTTTAATACGTCTGCTGCACGCATTCGTGAGATCGCGCCGAAAGGGATTGTATTCTCTGGCGGACCGCAAAGTGTATATGAAGAGAATGCCCCACAAGTAGATCCGGAAATCTTCGAATTGGGCTTGCCAATTCTAGGAATTTGCTACGGCATGCAGCTAATGGCGCATCAGCTTGGCGGTAAAGTTGAACGCGCGGACAAGCGCGAATACGGAAAATCCGATGTCGACTTTGAAGCAGACTTCCGCTTAGTCGCTGATCTTGATGCGAAACAAACGGTATGGATGAGCCATGGCGACCATGTCGTTGCGCTTCCAACTGGTTTCAAGACAACAGGAAGCTCCGAGCACGCACCAATTGCTTCGATGCTGCATCCTGAGAAGAACTTCTTTGCGGTTCAATTCCACCCAGAAGTACGCCACTCGGTACACGGGAATGAAATGATTCGCAACTTCTTGTACAATGTCTGTGGTTGCGAAGGCAACTGGAGCATGGAGACGTTCATCGATGATACGATTCGCGATATCCGCAATCAAGTCGGTGACCGCAAGGTCCTCTGTGCACTTAGCGGCGGCGTAGATTCCTCCGTTGTTGCGATCCTGTTGCATAAAGCGATTGGCGATCAACTGACTTGTATGTTCATCGACCACGGTTTGCTGCGTAAAGGCGAAGCTGAGAGCGTAATGGAGACGTTCGTTGGCAAATTCGATATGCATGTGGTCAAAATTGATGCGCGCGACCGTTTCTTAGGCAAACTGGCTGGCGTATCAGATCCAGAGCAAAAACGTAAAATTATCGGTAACGAATTCATCTACTGCTTCGATGAAGAGTCGAAGAAATTGGGTCAATTCGATTTCTTAGCGCAAGGTACACTGTACACGGATATCGTCGAGAGTGGTACAGCAACAGCGCACACGATCAAATCGCACCACAACGTGGGCGGCTTGCCAGAAGACATGCACTTCGAGCTGGTTGAACCGCTTAAGACATTGTTCAAAGACGAAGTTCGCAAAGTCGGTTCCGAGTGCGGCTTGCCGGATGCGATCGTTCATCGCCAGCCGTTCCCAGGCCCGGGTCTTGCGATCCGCGTGCTAGGCGAAGTGACGGAAGAGAAATTAGCAATCGTTCGCGAGTCCGATGCGATTCTGCGTGATGAGATTGCCAAAGCGGGCCTTGACCGCGAAATCTGGCAATACTTCACGGCGCTTCCAGGCATGAAGAGCGTGGGCGTTATGGGTGATGCGCGTACGTATTCCTACACGGTAGGTATCCGCGCTGTAACATCGATTGATGGTATGACTGCGGACTGGGCTCGTATCCCTTGGGATATCTTAGAGAAAATCTCCGTTCGTATCGTCAACGAAGTCGAGAACGTTAACCGCATCGTGTACGATGTGACTTCGAAGCCACCAGCAACGATTGAGTGGGAATAG
- a CDS encoding IS3 family transposase (programmed frameshift), producing the protein MSKFNLDLKIEAIHQFTTGTKGVKSIAKSLGINHEVLRMWIKQYEYHGVKAFEKTYTVYSIPFKLDVLNYMNENGTSPNEAAVIFNISSPGVIRRWRSQFNELGIDALKPKKKGRPVMTNKINKGKNKKAPAEGSVEALQAELERLRMENAYFKKVECLSSEQGEITKQDKARVVYELRLEYPVVALLAFAKVPRSTFYYWVKQFDKPDPDADLKLLIQSIYEEHWGRYGYRRIRDELFNRGHRVNHKKVQRIMKELGLKSLVRMKKYRSHKGTVGKIARNVLERNFQAEKPNKKWVTDITEFKLFGEKLYLSPVMDLFNGEIITYTVGSRPTYSLISEMLNKAFKRLSEEDELLLHSDQGWHYQMKQYQHALTKQGITQSMSRKGNCYDNAVMENFFGILKSEFLYLNKFESMDHFKQELARYIDYYNNKRIKSKLKGMSPVQYRAHAQQVA; encoded by the exons TTGTCAAAATTCAATTTAGACTTGAAAATAGAAGCTATTCATCAATTCACAACGGGAACCAAAGGAGTTAAAAGTATTGCGAAGTCCCTAGGAATAAATCATGAAGTCTTGCGTATGTGGATCAAGCAATACGAATATCACGGTGTAAAAGCATTTGAAAAGACCTATACAGTTTACTCCATACCCTTTAAACTAGACGTACTCAACTACATGAATGAGAATGGGACGTCTCCAAATGAAGCAGCTGTCATTTTCAATATCTCTTCTCCAGGGGTTATTCGAAGGTGGCGCAGTCAATTCAATGAACTTGGGATCGACGCCTTAAAACCAAAGAAAAAGGGGCGTCCTGTTATGACAAATAAGATTAATAAAGGAAAGAATAAGAAAGCACCTGCTGAGGGATCCGTTGAAGCTCTACAAGCTGAATTAGAACGTTTGCGCATGGAAAACGCCTACT TTAAAAAAGTTGAATGCCTTAGTTCAGAACAAGGAGAAATCACCAAACAAGACAAAGCACGAGTAGTCTATGAATTAAGGCTTGAATATCCGGTGGTTGCATTGCTAGCGTTCGCTAAAGTCCCACGTAGCACCTTCTATTACTGGGTAAAGCAGTTTGACAAGCCCGATCCAGACGCAGACCTGAAACTCCTTATTCAATCCATATACGAGGAACATTGGGGGCGCTATGGCTATCGTCGTATCCGTGATGAACTATTTAATCGTGGACATCGAGTTAATCATAAAAAAGTGCAGCGTATTATGAAAGAATTAGGCTTGAAATCCTTGGTGCGTATGAAAAAATATCGCTCCCATAAGGGTACAGTAGGTAAAATTGCGCGTAACGTACTTGAACGTAATTTTCAGGCGGAAAAACCGAACAAGAAATGGGTTACGGATATTACGGAATTTAAGTTGTTTGGTGAAAAGTTGTATTTATCACCTGTTATGGACTTGTTTAACGGTGAAATTATCACTTACACAGTGGGATCTCGTCCTACCTATTCCTTAATTTCCGAAATGCTTAATAAAGCCTTTAAACGCTTATCCGAAGAGGATGAACTCCTCCTGCATTCGGACCAAGGCTGGCACTATCAGATGAAGCAGTATCAACATGCTTTGACGAAACAAGGAATTACCCAGAGCATGTCACGCAAAGGCAATTGTTACGATAACGCGGTAATGGAGAATTTCTTTGGCATTTTGAAGTCTGAGTTTCTTTATCTTAATAAGTTTGAAAGCATGGATCACTTCAAGCAAGAACTAGCAAGATACATTGATTACTACAATAACAAGCGCATCAAGTCAAAATTAAAAGGCATGAGCCCGGTACAATACCGCGCTCATGCCCAACAGGTTGCATAA
- a CDS encoding amylo-alpha-1,6-glucosidase → MTFSYDIRTIPFSRYGSFLTISYLRASGDRPEGVYLRTVRGGDMTSGAAFRIELTAKGEDVPYTTHATPSRLRLESGSGYAEICIFDGRTVGFRAVGVGVRLTLSGGDYDYAMQMKDNRWEVNSFLNEVRFMLTSMQGQIEMDAPWVRTKCTHVKAHFVPDAATNITEFRIEEYRTTWLERAFPSFDEGVQLVAAEYEAWRQSTLPSDDAYAVGRELASYITWSCVVPADGYLTRPAMYMSKNWMTNIWSWDHCFNAMALVRSNPALAWDQFMIFFDRQDESGLLPDFMNDKYALWNCNKPPIHGWTLAWMMDRTDWIGEAQLREVYEPLARWTRWWYNERDDDFDGVPQYNHGNDSGWDNSTIFHERGAVESPDLCAYLVLQCETLARIAGELGKSHEAAEWQALAQRTLDRMLEHFWQDGELRAVRTGTHERLQGESLINYMPIILGQRLPQEVQDALIQALSDEDRFLSPNGFATESMGSPHYEPDGYWRGPIWAPVIMLLTDGLRRGGYTELAAIAAQRFCRMANTNGMAENFDAIQGTGLRDRAFTWTSSVYLMLAHEYVKA, encoded by the coding sequence ATGACGTTCAGTTATGATATTCGTACCATTCCATTCAGCCGCTACGGCTCGTTTCTGACTATATCGTATTTACGTGCTTCGGGAGATCGACCGGAAGGCGTCTATTTACGGACGGTACGCGGGGGAGATATGACCAGCGGCGCCGCATTTCGCATTGAGCTGACGGCGAAGGGAGAGGATGTCCCTTACACGACGCATGCGACGCCATCACGGCTTCGGCTCGAGTCGGGCAGCGGCTATGCAGAGATCTGCATTTTTGACGGTCGCACGGTAGGTTTCAGAGCGGTGGGCGTCGGCGTTCGGCTCACGTTGTCCGGCGGCGATTATGATTATGCGATGCAAATGAAGGACAACCGCTGGGAAGTGAACAGCTTCCTGAACGAAGTACGGTTCATGCTCACTTCGATGCAAGGACAGATCGAGATGGATGCGCCTTGGGTTCGGACGAAATGCACGCATGTGAAGGCACATTTCGTGCCGGATGCAGCGACGAACATCACCGAGTTCCGCATCGAAGAGTACCGTACGACCTGGCTTGAGCGTGCGTTCCCGTCATTCGATGAAGGGGTGCAGCTTGTCGCGGCAGAATATGAGGCATGGCGGCAGTCAACTCTGCCGTCGGATGATGCCTATGCAGTTGGACGGGAGCTTGCTTCGTATATTACCTGGTCTTGTGTCGTACCGGCGGATGGTTATCTAACACGCCCTGCGATGTACATGTCGAAGAACTGGATGACGAACATTTGGAGCTGGGATCATTGCTTCAATGCGATGGCGCTCGTTCGTTCAAATCCAGCGCTTGCGTGGGATCAATTTATGATTTTCTTTGATCGTCAAGATGAGAGCGGGCTGCTGCCCGATTTTATGAATGATAAATATGCCTTGTGGAATTGCAATAAGCCGCCGATTCACGGGTGGACGCTGGCTTGGATGATGGATCGCACCGATTGGATTGGTGAGGCGCAGCTTCGCGAAGTCTATGAACCGCTCGCACGTTGGACGCGTTGGTGGTACAACGAGCGGGATGATGACTTCGATGGTGTTCCGCAATACAACCACGGCAATGACAGCGGCTGGGATAACAGTACGATTTTCCATGAACGGGGCGCGGTGGAGAGTCCGGATCTCTGTGCTTATCTCGTGCTGCAATGCGAGACGCTTGCCCGGATTGCCGGTGAGCTCGGCAAGTCGCATGAAGCCGCTGAATGGCAAGCCCTGGCGCAGCGGACGCTTGATCGCATGTTGGAACATTTCTGGCAGGATGGCGAGCTTCGCGCCGTTCGTACGGGGACGCACGAACGACTTCAAGGCGAGAGCTTAATCAACTACATGCCGATCATTCTGGGGCAGCGATTGCCGCAAGAAGTGCAAGATGCACTCATCCAAGCGTTGTCGGACGAAGACCGATTCTTATCGCCGAACGGATTTGCGACCGAGAGCATGGGCAGTCCGCATTATGAACCGGACGGTTATTGGCGTGGGCCGATCTGGGCGCCGGTCATTATGCTGCTCACCGATGGGCTTCGGCGCGGCGGATACACGGAATTGGCAGCGATCGCGGCACAGCGTTTCTGCCGGATGGCGAACACGAATGGCATGGCAGAGAATTTCGATGCCATTCAGGGTACAGGACTCCGTGATCGAGCTTTTACATGGACATCCAGTGTATATCTGATGCTAGCTCACGAATATGTAAAAGCTTAG
- a CDS encoding sensor histidine kinase, producing MYNQRIQMIFHRLLAPRRSLRLKLVILFLIASLLPLITLGVLSFTKSSELLQDQLGKYGSNAVTQLQYQLDSELSQMELVAEYVHAYLLNPSRIAIHREIPRSYSDLHEQSDLEDFLKALKTVKQRGLFIITKSGYFYGENSIKTTTLKEQAWWKAMPADYAGEYWPGFYTPRHYKEYSEKEKVLGLVVPIRNQQGALKDSRILIEMNADKMYELFHLFEKNTQAMLTIKNSEGQLIYQSAQAYTPQENDVVWSKSLTLNDWTLEARLPYKSFFQSSNIIRSYTGVGLLFSGLLALLLGFLFSSRVTGRIKRLKESMFLAGKGRLQTRIPVQDRDELGVLAHSFNRMIGQIQDLVEEITVTEKLKKEAELRAFHYQINPHLLFNTLNSIQWKARLQGNEDIRKMLYHLAMLLEGNLDITQELVTLRKELEIIDHFLHIQRIRYEHEVNYEQIVDDALMKYVIPRMSLQPLLENIFFHAFEDGCGTIRVSIEEEGEDLVLRLEDNGKGMTEENKQKLLQGTYRSKRGRGLGVNNVDQKFKLHFGPLYGLDIQSVVGQGTVITIRWPKKEEDEHDNQSTH from the coding sequence ATGTACAATCAGCGGATTCAAATGATATTTCATCGATTACTAGCGCCGCGTCGGAGTCTTCGGTTGAAGCTCGTGATCTTATTTCTCATCGCTTCACTGCTGCCGCTCATCACGCTCGGTGTATTGTCATTTACGAAATCTTCAGAACTGCTGCAGGATCAATTAGGCAAGTATGGGAGCAATGCGGTGACGCAGCTGCAATACCAGCTGGATTCGGAACTTAGTCAGATGGAGCTCGTAGCTGAATATGTACATGCTTACTTGCTGAACCCGTCACGGATTGCAATACATCGGGAAATTCCGCGCTCATATTCAGATTTGCATGAACAGAGTGATTTAGAGGATTTTCTGAAAGCGCTTAAAACGGTGAAGCAGCGCGGGTTATTTATTATTACCAAGTCCGGCTACTTCTATGGGGAGAACTCCATTAAGACGACGACCTTGAAGGAGCAGGCTTGGTGGAAAGCGATGCCTGCCGATTACGCTGGGGAATATTGGCCTGGGTTCTACACCCCGCGGCACTACAAGGAATATAGCGAGAAAGAGAAGGTGCTCGGTCTCGTCGTACCGATTCGTAATCAGCAAGGCGCGCTGAAGGATAGCCGGATTCTGATTGAGATGAACGCGGATAAAATGTATGAGCTATTCCATTTGTTCGAGAAGAACACGCAAGCGATGCTCACAATTAAGAACAGTGAGGGGCAGCTGATTTATCAATCCGCGCAAGCCTATACGCCGCAAGAGAATGATGTGGTATGGTCTAAATCCTTAACGCTGAATGATTGGACCTTGGAAGCGAGATTGCCATATAAATCCTTCTTCCAATCTTCGAATATTATTCGTTCGTATACGGGTGTCGGCCTGCTGTTCTCAGGCTTGCTTGCATTGTTGTTAGGATTCTTGTTCTCTTCCCGTGTCACAGGACGAATTAAGCGGCTCAAGGAGTCGATGTTCCTTGCAGGGAAAGGGCGATTGCAGACGAGGATTCCTGTGCAGGATCGCGATGAGCTCGGGGTGCTGGCCCACAGCTTCAATCGTATGATCGGGCAGATTCAAGATTTGGTCGAAGAGATTACGGTGACGGAGAAGCTGAAGAAAGAAGCAGAGCTGCGAGCATTCCATTACCAGATCAACCCCCATCTGTTGTTCAATACATTGAATTCGATTCAATGGAAGGCACGGCTGCAGGGCAACGAGGATATCCGTAAAATGCTCTACCACCTCGCCATGCTGCTCGAAGGCAATCTGGATATTACGCAAGAGCTGGTGACGCTGCGCAAGGAGCTGGAGATTATCGATCATTTCCTCCATATTCAGCGGATTCGATATGAACATGAAGTCAATTATGAGCAGATTGTAGATGACGCGTTGATGAAATACGTTATTCCACGGATGAGCTTGCAGCCGCTGCTAGAGAATATATTTTTCCATGCGTTCGAGGATGGATGCGGTACTATTCGTGTCTCCATTGAAGAGGAAGGCGAGGATCTTGTGCTTCGATTAGAAGACAATGGCAAAGGAATGACGGAGGAGAATAAGCAGAAGCTGCTTCAAGGAACCTATCGCAGCAAGCGAGGCAGAGGTCTCGGTGTGAACAATGTGGATCAGAAATTCAAACTTCATTTTGGACCTTTATATGGCTTGGATATTCAATCTGTTGTTGGTCAGGGCACGGTCATCACGATCCGTTGGCCGAAGAAGGAGGAGGACGAACATGACAACCAAAGCACCCATTAA
- a CDS encoding response regulator: MTTKAPIKVLIADDESIVRKGLVATVDWARYNMQVVADVPNGQKGWEVFTELRPEVIITDIVMPELNGIEFARRVKKEAPSTRILLLSCHRDFEFAQQGISLGASGYLLKTAFEDEELNEFLRKFQEEIHTEHAGSTAVLDDRARWNASFYAWLCGFRNEFRSELQARWTSQWSWMEEPHSVYLAKSFAQEESLNWADIEGRLQVGCESILCGTDRSFYFIRYKDREALEALFKDVKSRIPSFHWSGTGPLQGMDAWLEAVTKLHQEAELEKKFELKVHSWPETITNAIRLVAEDLREPWSVSDVAHRIGLSRSHFSTLFKKVTGENFIELLYRMRLRVAMDLLANTNMTLQGIAEQIGMVDGKYLSKWFKRYCGMTPSQYRAEQKEESC; the protein is encoded by the coding sequence ATGACAACCAAAGCACCCATTAAAGTATTAATTGCTGATGATGAGAGTATCGTTCGTAAAGGATTGGTTGCAACGGTCGATTGGGCGCGCTATAACATGCAGGTCGTCGCGGATGTGCCGAATGGTCAGAAGGGCTGGGAGGTATTTACGGAGCTGCGCCCCGAAGTGATCATCACGGATATTGTGATGCCGGAGCTGAACGGGATTGAATTCGCCCGCCGAGTGAAAAAAGAAGCGCCGTCCACCCGAATTCTTCTGCTAAGCTGTCATCGCGATTTCGAATTTGCCCAGCAGGGCATCTCGCTCGGAGCTTCAGGCTATCTCCTCAAGACAGCGTTCGAAGATGAGGAGCTGAATGAGTTCCTGCGCAAATTTCAAGAAGAGATTCATACCGAACATGCTGGCAGTACGGCTGTATTAGATGATCGTGCGCGCTGGAATGCTTCATTCTATGCTTGGCTATGCGGGTTCCGCAATGAATTCCGCAGTGAGCTGCAAGCGCGCTGGACGTCACAGTGGTCATGGATGGAAGAGCCGCATAGCGTCTATCTGGCGAAGTCGTTCGCGCAGGAAGAATCGTTGAACTGGGCGGATATCGAGGGTCGCCTGCAAGTTGGCTGCGAGAGTATTCTATGCGGTACGGATCGCTCCTTCTACTTCATTCGCTACAAGGATCGGGAGGCTCTGGAGGCGCTGTTCAAGGACGTGAAGAGCCGGATTCCATCATTCCATTGGAGCGGAACGGGTCCCTTGCAAGGGATGGATGCTTGGCTGGAGGCTGTGACGAAGCTGCATCAGGAAGCGGAGCTTGAGAAGAAGTTCGAGCTGAAGGTGCATTCCTGGCCAGAGACGATTACGAATGCGATACGTCTTGTTGCGGAGGATTTGCGGGAGCCGTGGTCTGTTAGCGATGTTGCGCATCGGATCGGCCTAAGCCGCAGTCATTTCAGTACGCTGTTCAAGAAGGTCACCGGAGAGAATTTCATCGAGCTGCTGTATCGGATGCGTCTGCGCGTGGCGATGGATCTGCTGGCGAATACGAACATGACCTTGCAGGGCATCGCGGAACAGATCGGGATGGTGGACGGCAAATATTTGAGCAAATGGTTCAAACGATACTGCGGGATGACTCCTTCGCAATATCGGGCCGAACAAAAAGAAGAATCCTGTTAA